ACGTCCACCTCGGGAGCGGCGTAGAAGGAGGAGGCGCGGACGTGGCTTTCGACCTCGTCGTCGAAGAGCCCACCCGTCCACGCCGACCAGCCCAGAACAACCAGGCACAGCAGCGCGATCAGCAGAATCGGCCGCTTCGCGACAAAAGTGCGTCGTGTCATGCGATCCTGCTCCGCAAGTAGACGTCGGGGGCGTAGTCGGGGCGACCGAGCGCGGCGGCCACGGAGGCGAGGTCTCGCTCGACATCGTCCAGAAGGGACTGGATGTATGAGTCGGACAGCTTGGTGTTCTCGGCGGCCTTCCCGACCTCCCGCAAGGTGGTGATGGCCCGCACCAGGGCCGGGTCGGTGTCGCGGCCGGAGAGTCCGGAGACCTCGATCGACAACGCGGTGAGTCCGGCCAGCCTGGCCGAGGAACTCCTCGGGCGGACACCGCCACCGAAGATGGGGCGCAGCGACATGGTGACGAACGCCGCCACGCACAGCAGGAACACCAACGGCAGGGCCAACAACGCCGTCGGCATCGGGTCGAACGGCTCCGGTGGCCTCGGCCTGCCGAACACGCCCGAGAACCTCAGGTCGCTCACGCGGTTCAGGTAGACGTTCAAGACGTTGTCCTGCGGGTAGTCGGTCCGGCTGAGCAGTTGGCCGAACTGCGCGTAGAAGCTCGTGGCGGCCACCTCGGCGAACTCGTCCCGGTGCGGGCCGTAGTACTCGATCCACGACCCGTACATCACGACGATCGGGGTGTCGGGGAAGGCCTCGGTGAGTGCGGGGCCGTACTGCACGAGGGGCTCATCGCGTGGCTGCATCGGCAGCGCGACCACGAGGAGGTCCCGGTCGGGGAACGCGTCGCGGGCGGCGTCCTCCGGTACCCGGCTGAGGGTGGCTCCCTCCGCAACGTGGACCCCGGTGTCACGGAGGTCGTCGACCACCTCGGCCAGTTCGGACTCGGTGGGGTCGCGCCAGGCGAAGTCACTGTCGACGGTTTCTTCCGGCAATCCGCGCTGCTTCCGTATGAGGAAGGTCAACAGACCGGTCACGTCGCCGCGCGCGAACTGGTCGCGCCAAGTCTCCAGGCCCTCGCCGACGACCTCGTAGATTTCGCCGATCACCTGTGTGCCGTACACGGTGATGTCGGCGTTCTCCACCTCGTGGACCCGGTCGCGCTCGGCGGCGTCCAAGCCGGGCGGAACCACGAGGATGCGGTACCCGGCGTCGCCGATCGCGTCCCGCACCTTCTCCTCGTCCCAGACGGCGATCGAACCCGGCAGCCGCACCACGGGCTGTTCGTCGACAAGAGCGGTCATCTCGTCGACCGACGGGACGCCGTAGTCGCTGAGTTCCCCGGCACTGCCCTCGACGGGCTTCGTCGACGACCGCCTGGCGTAGCTGGCGTCGGGAGGGCCCGGCTGTGCCCCGACGAACACGACGAGCGCGACGGCGGCGAGGACGAGCACGCCCCAGCGCCTCCACCCTCGTCGTGCCTTCGCGTTGTCACTCCGCGCGCGGTCAGCCATCGGCGGCCTCCCGCCACAGTCGGTCGGCCTCCGTGGCGCACTCCGTCGCCGCGCGGGCGGCAGCGCTGCCACCGCCCTCGGCCGCCAGGTGCCGGGCTTTCGCGAGCAACCGTTCGGCCTCCGGCACGTCGGCGGTGGTGGCGTCCCGACTCACCTCGGCTCGCGCGATGGCGGTCCGCGCTCTCGACCACTCCACCGCCGCGGCCCGCCGTCGCGCTCGGCGGCGGGGTACGTAGGCGGCGGCGAAACCCGCGCAGAGCAGAACGGCCCCGCCCAGGAACCAGACCAACGACGTCCAGGACATGCACCGCCCGCTTTCTCTCGTGACACAACGGAGGTCGTGGTCCGAGGGAGCCACGAGCGCCACCAGTATCGACCGACGGCCGACTCCAGCGGGAAGGAACGCCGAAAAGTGCTGTGGCTCACAGCCGAATCGAAAAACCCGACCGGGACGGTCCGGGTCACCGAGCCCGGATCAGCGCTTGTCGTAGGTGAGTACGGCGACGCCGCTGCGGTAGTGCTTCACGTCGGTGAGGTCGTAGCGCTCGGGGCGGAAACTCGCGCCGTGGAAGAGGGGAATGCCGTCCCCCGCGACGATCGGCTGCAATTTGACGATCAGGCGATCGATCTCCTCCCTCAGCGTGGCCGCCAACCGCCCGCCTCCACACAGCCAGATGTCCATACCCTCCTGCCGCTTGAGCTCTCGCACCGTGGCGACCGGATCGGTGCGCACGAGTTCCACCGTCGGGTCCGGGCTCTCGGTCATCGTCGTGGAGAACACGAGGTGGCGTAGGTGCCGGTAGGCGTTGGTGATGCCGTGCCGCAGTCCGATCTCGTAGGACCCGCGGCCCTCCAGCACGGTGTCGAAGTGCTTGTTGAGCACGTTCTCCATCCCGAGCATCGGCCTCGCGTGCGAGGGATACATGTCGGGGAATTCCTCCCGCAAGGGTTCCGCGTGGTCGCCTTCCAGTACGAACCAGGGCGACGGGTCGTTGTTGCCCGGATCGGCGATGAAACCATCGATCGTCTGGGCCACAAGATAGGTCAGCCTTCTCATGAGCACGCTCCCCGCCGTCAACCACGACACTTGAAGTACTTCGAATGTAGTACTTTGTATGTAGTGGTTGTCAAGCGGTTCTCGACACCGGAGGTCTTCCCGATGGTCACCAACCCACAACGCCGCCTCACGCTCGTCGACGCGGCGATCGAGGTACTCGCCAGGGACGGCGCGCGCGGCCTGACGTTTCGCGCCGTCGACGCCGAGGCGGGCGTGCCGAAGGGCACCGCGTCCAACTACTTCGCCAACCGCGACGATTTGCTCAACCAGGCGGCCGAACGCATCCACCTGCGGGTCTCCGTGGGAGATGCCGACGACACCGAGACCGACCCGCGGACGCGGCTCACCCACTTCATGCGCCTGTTGCTGCACCGCATCTCCGACGACCGCACGGGGTGGCTCGCGCTCCTGGAGCTGAGGCTGGAAGCCACCCGGCGACCGGAACTGCGCGCGAAGCTGACGAAGACCCTGCGCGAGAATCTCGACGCCAACGTCGAGGGGCGCAGGCAAGGCGGACTGCCGGGCGACGATCTCACGACGGTGTTGCTGTACTACGCGATGACGGGGCTGCTGCTGGAACGTCTCACGCTGCCCGACGTTCTCGCCGGCGTGGACCTCGACGAGTTGGTGGCCGACTTCGTGCGCCGTTGCCTGCCCCACGAATGAAACGGCCGCCCACGGAAGCACCCGTGGGCGGCCCGGAATCCCGAAAGTCCTAAGCGGACTCGATCAACTTGTACCACGGCGAGGTGGCGGACAGCGTGTCGAGGACGTCCCGTCCCACCAACGCGGTGAGACCCTCACGAGCCGTGCGCACCGCGTCCCGCGCCCCGACGAGATCACCGAGCAGCTGCTGGATCTGCCACGGCGTGCCGACCGGGATCGGCAGCGGCGGACCGTGCGGCACCCGCTGCGGCTGCCGATACAGCACCCGGCCCTTGCCGAGGTCGGCGGCGGGGTTCAACACGTAACCGTGATCGCCCGAGGCGTAACCGACGAGACCGTTGGCGAACGCCGCCAGGTTGGTGATCATGTTGGTGGAGTTGCAGATGCCGTCGTTCTCGTTGCAGATGTCGGCCACGGAGAGGTCACCGAAATCGTGCGGCCCCTGCATGGTGACGTCGGGCAGGATCGTCGGCAGGTTCGTCTCGATGCCACCCGCGACTCCGCCCGCACCGCCGTCCCCGAACGGCCTACGCGGATTGCCGTACAGCACCCCGTTGATCAGCCCGTGCGGGATGTCGTTGCTACGCGCCAGCTGCTCCAGCACGTTGCCCGCCACGAGA
The window above is part of the Saccharomonospora glauca K62 genome. Proteins encoded here:
- a CDS encoding dihydrofolate reductase family protein, yielding MRRLTYLVAQTIDGFIADPGNNDPSPWFVLEGDHAEPLREEFPDMYPSHARPMLGMENVLNKHFDTVLEGRGSYEIGLRHGITNAYRHLRHLVFSTTMTESPDPTVELVRTDPVATVRELKRQEGMDIWLCGGGRLAATLREEIDRLIVKLQPIVAGDGIPLFHGASFRPERYDLTDVKHYRSGVAVLTYDKR
- a CDS encoding TetR/AcrR family transcriptional regulator, yielding MVTNPQRRLTLVDAAIEVLARDGARGLTFRAVDAEAGVPKGTASNYFANRDDLLNQAAERIHLRVSVGDADDTETDPRTRLTHFMRLLLHRISDDRTGWLALLELRLEATRRPELRAKLTKTLRENLDANVEGRRQGGLPGDDLTTVLLYYAMTGLLLERLTLPDVLAGVDLDELVADFVRRCLPHE
- a CDS encoding PE-PPE domain-containing protein codes for the protein MAKLSKGRSALLVTVAATTLAGMPVAQAAAEPVTTDACPETAVFEVDGYGHGEELTNWKNTAFNANPPAGWEIVEVPYHDGVFPGVDPYPLDAAVADGMGKLSAAVHDFHARCSGTRLVLAGYSEGALVAGNVLEQLARSNDIPHGLINGVLYGNPRRPFGDGGAGGVAGGIETNLPTILPDVTMQGPHDFGDLSVADICNENDGICNSTNMITNLAAFANGLVGYASGDHGYVLNPAADLGKGRVLYRQPQRVPHGPPLPIPVGTPWQIQQLLGDLVGARDAVRTAREGLTALVGRDVLDTLSATSPWYKLIESA
- a CDS encoding DUF6403 family protein is translated as MSWTSLVWFLGGAVLLCAGFAAAYVPRRRARRRAAAVEWSRARTAIARAEVSRDATTADVPEAERLLAKARHLAAEGGGSAAARAATECATEADRLWREAADG